A region of Paenimyroides aestuarii DNA encodes the following proteins:
- the nusB gene encoding transcription antitermination factor NusB, with product MVNRRHIRSKVLQAIYAMTQNQSDQLDVYEKYLFSSLENIRELYLLMLSSLVELQKVEATFLEVSAQKHLATPQEKNPNKKFVNNAVLQILLQSETLKNWTEELHVNQFQVNDHYIKALLQEIKTSDLYKNYMRNGVNTFAEDKEFVIKLFTDFIAPNEKIYEFLEDYKISWIDDIPVVNTAILKQLEGLKNESSYFKLNKVFKDDEDKDFAKQLFRKTALNADVFVKEYEDKTRNWDLDRIAEIDSIILNLGVCELQKFPSIPVKVTINEYLELAKEYSTPKSSIFINGILDALVKEYREANKLNKIGRGLIE from the coding sequence ATGGTAAACCGTCGTCATATCCGTTCAAAAGTATTGCAGGCAATATATGCAATGACCCAAAACCAATCCGATCAATTAGATGTATATGAAAAATATCTTTTCAGTAGTTTAGAAAACATCCGTGAATTGTATCTATTAATGCTTTCTTCATTAGTAGAACTTCAAAAAGTAGAAGCAACTTTTTTAGAAGTATCGGCACAAAAACACTTAGCTACACCACAAGAAAAAAATCCGAATAAAAAGTTTGTAAACAACGCTGTGCTGCAAATTTTACTGCAATCTGAAACTTTAAAAAACTGGACAGAAGAGTTGCACGTGAATCAGTTTCAGGTAAACGATCACTATATTAAAGCGCTTTTGCAAGAAATAAAAACCAGCGATTTGTATAAAAATTATATGCGAAACGGGGTGAATACATTTGCAGAAGACAAAGAGTTTGTAATTAAACTTTTTACCGATTTTATTGCACCCAACGAGAAAATTTACGAATTTTTAGAAGATTATAAAATATCTTGGATCGATGATATTCCGGTTGTAAACACAGCGATTTTGAAACAATTGGAAGGATTGAAAAACGAAAGCAGCTACTTTAAATTAAACAAAGTTTTTAAAGACGACGAAGACAAAGATTTTGCCAAACAATTGTTTAGAAAAACAGCTTTAAACGCCGATGTTTTTGTGAAGGAATACGAAGACAAAACCCGCAATTGGGATTTGGATCGTATTGCAGAAATTGATAGCATTATCTTGAATTTAGGAGTTTGCGAATTACAAAAATTTCCATCGATACCCGTAAAAGTAACAATTAACGAATATTTAGAACTTGCAAAAGAATATTCCACACCAAAAAGTAGTATATTTATCAACGGAATTTTAGACGCTTTAGTCAAAGAATACCGCGAAGCAAATAAATTAAACAAAATAGGAAGAGGATTAATTGAATAA
- a CDS encoding lmo0937 family membrane protein → MRDLIWLIAVVLIILWAVGYFGFADAVGSFIHVLLVLAVIAILYRLITGNRP, encoded by the coding sequence ATGAGAGATTTAATTTGGCTTATTGCCGTAGTATTAATTATTTTATGGGCTGTGGGATATTTTGGTTTCGCAGATGCCGTAGGAAGTTTTATACACGTTTTATTGGTGTTGGCAGTTATTGCCATTTTATACCGACTAATTACTGGAAACAGACCTTAA
- a CDS encoding DUF1573 domain-containing protein has protein sequence MRKLMFVAGLAALSLTACNKKEDASSRIGNTASTTTTETTTTTETDANGAAETTTSTSTQTGFPKIAFNETTHDFGELKKGSKGEVEFEIKNEGTVDLVIIDAKASCGCTVPEKPNEPIKPGKSAKMKVVFSANSLGAQSKTVTLTTNTEAGSEILTVKANVTE, from the coding sequence ATGAGAAAATTAATGTTTGTGGCGGGTTTAGCCGCTTTAAGTTTAACAGCTTGCAACAAAAAAGAAGACGCTTCATCTCGTATAGGTAACACTGCGTCAACCACCACCACCGAAACTACAACAACTACCGAAACCGATGCAAACGGTGCAGCAGAAACCACAACTTCTACCAGCACCCAAACAGGTTTTCCTAAAATCGCATTCAACGAAACCACCCACGATTTCGGCGAATTGAAAAAAGGTTCAAAAGGCGAAGTTGAGTTTGAAATTAAGAACGAAGGAACTGTGGATTTAGTAATCATCGATGCAAAAGCATCTTGTGGATGTACCGTTCCTGAAAAGCCAAACGAACCAATCAAACCTGGTAAATCGGCAAAAATGAAAGTAGTATTTTCTGCAAACAGCCTTGGTGCACAAAGTAAGACAGTTACTTTAACAACCAATACCGAAGCGGGAAGCGAAATATTAACGGTAAAAGCAAACGTAACAGAATAA
- a CDS encoding PUR family DNA/RNA-binding protein, translating into MRDNEMLEKEEIFSKVLRAGRRTYFFDVRSTKADDYYVTITESKKFTEEDGSFHFKKHKIYLYKEDFTSFKEILNEMTDYVLEQKGEEVISERHQKDFKRELADAKSFTNVEFDDF; encoded by the coding sequence ATGAGAGACAATGAAATGCTAGAAAAAGAAGAAATCTTTTCAAAAGTATTAAGAGCAGGTAGAAGAACTTACTTTTTTGATGTGCGATCTACCAAAGCAGATGATTACTATGTAACCATTACAGAGAGTAAAAAGTTCACGGAAGAAGATGGATCATTCCACTTCAAAAAACACAAAATTTACTTGTATAAAGAAGATTTCACCTCTTTTAAAGAAATCTTAAATGAAATGACCGATTATGTGCTAGAACAAAAAGGCGAAGAAGTTATTTCTGAAAGACATCAAAAAGATTTCAAAAGAGAATTGGCTGATGCAAAAAGTTTTACAAATGTAGAATTCGATGATTTTTAA
- a CDS encoding DUF853 domain-containing protein: MDLEKFQQTIKDGYTFKTDFITLGGAMADKQAIADLLIHIPLKTLNRHGLIAGATGTGKTKTIQVLSEQLSIKGIPVLMMDIKGDFSGIAAKGEKTAFIEERHAKMNLPYEPAAFPVELLTISEQNGVRLRATISEFGPVLLSRILDLNDTQSGVMSLIFKYCDDHQLPLLDLKDLKKVIQFITNEGKEDIEKEYGRVSTASTGAILRKLIELEQQDADLFFGETSFDIKDLMRIDENGKGFVNILRLNDIQDKPKLFSTFMLCLLAEVYNTMPEQGDSGQPDLVIFIDEAHLIFKEASKALLDQIETIVKLIRSKGIGLYFITQNPTDVPDGVLAQLGLKIQHALRAFTDKDRKAIKLASENFPSTPYYKTSEIITQLGTGEALVTVLNEKGIPTPLVVCMIQAPMSRMDVLSPTEIDGLIQKSPLKNKYNQVVDRESAYELLHKKLSAQEESTQETTAKKSSRSAAPKKEESYFTKQIIKVLTSATFIRGAFGVLTKIFKK; encoded by the coding sequence ATGGATTTAGAAAAATTTCAACAAACTATTAAGGACGGATACACTTTTAAAACCGACTTTATCACGCTTGGGGGGGCAATGGCAGACAAGCAAGCTATTGCCGATTTACTGATACACATACCGTTAAAAACATTAAATCGTCATGGATTAATTGCAGGGGCAACCGGAACGGGCAAAACAAAAACCATACAAGTTTTATCGGAACAACTTTCCATCAAAGGTATTCCCGTTTTAATGATGGATATTAAGGGTGATTTTAGTGGAATTGCCGCTAAGGGAGAAAAAACGGCTTTTATAGAAGAACGCCATGCAAAAATGAATCTTCCCTATGAGCCAGCTGCATTTCCGGTGGAACTTTTAACGATTTCTGAACAGAACGGCGTGCGCTTACGAGCAACTATTTCTGAGTTTGGTCCGGTATTGCTTTCGCGCATCTTAGATTTAAACGATACCCAATCGGGTGTTATGTCATTAATTTTTAAATATTGCGACGACCACCAACTGCCTTTACTGGATTTAAAAGATCTTAAAAAGGTGATTCAATTTATAACCAACGAAGGCAAAGAAGATATTGAAAAGGAATATGGCCGCGTTTCTACTGCATCAACCGGTGCCATTTTGCGCAAATTAATTGAACTGGAACAGCAAGATGCTGATTTATTTTTTGGCGAAACTTCGTTTGATATAAAAGATTTAATGCGGATTGATGAAAACGGAAAAGGCTTTGTAAACATTCTTCGATTGAACGACATTCAAGATAAACCCAAATTGTTTTCTACATTTATGTTGTGTTTATTGGCAGAAGTGTACAACACCATGCCCGAACAAGGCGACAGCGGTCAACCCGATTTGGTTATTTTTATCGATGAAGCACATTTAATCTTTAAAGAAGCCAGCAAAGCACTTTTAGATCAAATAGAAACCATTGTGAAACTGATTCGATCTAAAGGAATTGGTCTGTATTTTATCACACAAAATCCTACCGATGTGCCCGATGGTGTTTTGGCGCAATTGGGTTTAAAAATTCAACATGCGCTTCGGGCTTTTACTGATAAAGACCGCAAAGCAATAAAATTGGCTTCGGAAAACTTCCCCTCTACTCCTTATTATAAGACCAGTGAAATCATCACCCAATTGGGAACAGGTGAAGCCTTGGTTACTGTGTTGAACGAAAAAGGTATTCCAACACCATTGGTGGTTTGCATGATACAAGCACCTATGAGCCGTATGGATGTTTTATCGCCCACCGAAATTGATGGGTTGATACAAAAATCGCCTCTTAAAAACAAATACAATCAGGTGGTTGATAGAGAAAGTGCTTATGAATTGCTGCACAAAAAACTTTCAGCGCAGGAAGAAAGTACTCAAGAAACCACGGCAAAAAAATCCAGCCGAAGTGCTGCACCAAAAAAAGAAGAAAGTTATTTTACCAAACAAATTATAAAGGTGCTAACGAGTGCCACTTTCATTAGAGGTGCATTTGGAGTGCTTACCAAAATTTTCAAAAAATAA
- a CDS encoding FAD-dependent oxidoreductase — protein sequence MLTEKKDIAIAGAGLVGTLLGIYLKKKNYNVTVFDRSEDIRKIKFSGRSINLAMSTRGWNALDKVGIGDEIRKIAIAMDKRAIHLKDGSLSFQPYGINGEAIYSISRGGLNRMMIDLAEKAGVHFEFNQKIWDVNLETATLYIGENEHGPFEEQQFDQVYGADGAFSRIRHRMQRQNRFNYSQYFLNIGYKELTIPANADGSHKIDPNSFHIWPRGEFMLIALSNDDGSFTCTLFMPFEGVNSFEEINTEDKLTAFFNEYFSDTKDLIIDLKKDYFTNPTSSLVTMHCYPWTYKDKVALIGDSAHAIVPFYGQGMNAGFEDITALSELLDEFPNDIQTVFEKYQEKRKPNADAIAELSYRNFIEMSTKTADADFLLQKKIEAWFTKLHPEKWLPLYDRVTFSLNPYEDALAIGDFQKNVMDQVMKLPNIHSDWQTKEVENFILGLLDTTKADS from the coding sequence ATGCTTACAGAAAAAAAAGATATCGCTATTGCGGGTGCTGGTTTGGTGGGAACACTTTTAGGCATTTATCTTAAAAAGAAAAACTACAATGTAACGGTTTTTGACCGTAGTGAAGATATTCGAAAAATAAAATTTTCAGGTCGTTCTATAAATCTTGCCATGTCAACACGCGGTTGGAATGCTTTGGATAAAGTGGGTATCGGCGACGAAATTAGAAAAATTGCCATTGCAATGGATAAAAGAGCCATTCATTTAAAAGACGGTTCTTTGTCTTTTCAGCCCTATGGCATTAACGGCGAAGCCATCTATTCTATTTCGCGCGGCGGTTTAAACCGAATGATGATCGATTTAGCAGAGAAAGCCGGCGTGCATTTTGAATTCAACCAAAAAATTTGGGATGTAAATTTAGAAACAGCAACCTTATATATAGGTGAAAACGAACACGGCCCTTTTGAAGAACAGCAGTTTGATCAAGTATATGGTGCCGATGGTGCTTTTTCTCGCATTCGTCACCGCATGCAGCGCCAAAACAGGTTCAACTATTCGCAGTATTTTTTAAATATCGGCTATAAAGAATTGACCATTCCTGCCAATGCAGACGGCTCGCATAAGATCGATCCGAATTCGTTTCACATTTGGCCACGCGGTGAATTTATGCTTATAGCACTTTCAAACGATGATGGCTCGTTCACCTGCACCTTATTTATGCCTTTTGAAGGAGTAAATTCGTTTGAAGAAATTAATACGGAAGACAAACTAACTGCTTTTTTTAACGAATATTTCTCTGATACGAAGGATTTAATCATCGATTTAAAGAAAGATTATTTCACAAACCCAACTTCTTCATTGGTGACCATGCATTGCTATCCGTGGACATATAAGGATAAAGTAGCTTTAATTGGCGATTCGGCCCATGCCATTGTTCCTTTTTATGGACAAGGGATGAATGCCGGTTTTGAAGATATTACAGCTTTGAGCGAGTTGCTAGACGAATTTCCAAACGATATCCAAACTGTTTTTGAGAAATATCAGGAAAAGCGAAAGCCAAATGCCGATGCCATCGCAGAGCTTTCTTATAGAAATTTTATTGAAATGAGTACCAAAACAGCCGATGCTGATTTTTTATTACAAAAGAAAATAGAAGCATGGTTCACTAAATTGCATCCAGAAAAGTGGTTGCCGCTTTATGACCGGGTTACATTTAGTTTAAATCCGTATGAAGATGCCCTAGCAATTGGCGATTTTCAGAAAAATGTAATGGATCAAGTAATGAAATTGCCAAACATTCACAGCGATTGGCAAACCAAAGAAGTAGAAAATTTTATCTTAGGTTTATTAGATACAACAAAAGCAGACAGTTAG
- a CDS encoding gamma carbonic anhydrase family protein, whose protein sequence is MALIKSINGKAPQFPDNCFIAENATIIGDVQMGENCSVWYNAVVRGDVHFIKMGNKVNVQDNAVIHCTYQKHPTIIGNNVSIGHNAVVHGCTIHDNVLVGMGAIIMDNCVVHSNVIVAAGAVVTQNMELLPNGIYAGIPARRVKELEASAFAGEIERISNNYVLYSSWQ, encoded by the coding sequence ATGGCTTTAATTAAATCTATAAACGGAAAAGCACCTCAATTTCCAGATAATTGTTTCATTGCTGAAAATGCTACCATTATTGGCGATGTACAAATGGGTGAAAACTGCAGTGTTTGGTATAATGCAGTGGTTCGTGGTGATGTACATTTTATAAAAATGGGTAACAAAGTGAATGTACAAGACAATGCAGTAATACATTGTACCTATCAAAAGCACCCCACAATTATAGGAAATAATGTTTCAATTGGTCACAACGCCGTTGTGCACGGTTGTACGATTCACGATAATGTATTAGTGGGTATGGGAGCAATAATCATGGATAATTGTGTGGTACACAGCAACGTTATTGTAGCTGCCGGTGCAGTAGTTACCCAAAATATGGAATTGTTGCCAAATGGCATTTATGCCGGAATTCCCGCTAGACGTGTGAAAGAATTAGAAGCATCTGCCTTTGCGGGCGAGATTGAACGAATAAGTAATAATTACGTGTTGTACAGTAGTTGGCAATAA
- a CDS encoding ABC transporter ATP-binding protein gives MKELQKLNKYFIKYKYRFLIGIVITIASQIFTVFTPQYIGDAITVLEHFLKNELTAEATKKALWHNMLLIIGTTLAAGFLTFLMRQTIIVMSRHIEFDLKNEIYDHYQKLSLDFYKRQRTGDLMSRISEDVAKVRQYVGPAVMYSINTVFRMAVVIVQMYIISPTLTWYSLIPVPFLAILMYKLSTEINRRSFAYQQNLSKLSSFSQEIFSGIRVIKAYTLENRENTAYDLATTESKTKFMRLTYTNALIGPLMILLIGISNLLIVFIGARMYINGVITEIGIIAQFILYINMLTWPIASLGWVSSMIQEADSSQKRINEFLNEEPSIQSNTTEQHLLQGKIEFHKVHFTYEDTNIQALNNISFTIEKGETVAFLGKTGSGKSTILQLISRLYDVSSGSIAIDGIDIKNWNVENLRDQIAVVPQDAFLFSDTIKTNIQFGKENATQEEIEHYAKIADVHKNIIRFENGYETILGERGITLSGGQKQRVSIARALIKDAPVLLLDDCLSAVDTETEERILNNLKDISAKKTTIIVTHRVSSAKNADKIIILNEGEILEQGTHFQLLKQNGYYTDLYNKQLAEKDVL, from the coding sequence ATGAAAGAACTTCAAAAGCTTAATAAATACTTTATAAAATACAAATATCGCTTCTTAATCGGAATTGTTATTACAATTGCCTCGCAGATATTTACCGTTTTCACGCCGCAATATATTGGAGATGCAATTACGGTTTTAGAACATTTCTTAAAAAACGAACTAACCGCCGAAGCCACTAAAAAAGCACTATGGCACAATATGCTGCTTATTATCGGCACCACATTAGCCGCAGGTTTTTTAACTTTTTTAATGCGGCAAACCATTATTGTGATGTCGCGCCATATTGAATTTGATCTAAAAAATGAAATTTACGACCACTATCAAAAATTAAGTTTAGATTTTTACAAACGCCAGCGCACCGGTGATTTAATGAGCCGTATTTCGGAAGATGTTGCAAAGGTGCGACAGTATGTGGGCCCGGCAGTGATGTATTCAATCAACACTGTTTTTAGAATGGCGGTTGTTATTGTGCAGATGTATATCATCTCGCCCACCCTTACTTGGTATTCTCTAATTCCTGTGCCTTTTTTGGCAATCTTAATGTATAAATTAAGTACCGAAATCAACCGTCGCAGTTTTGCTTATCAGCAAAATCTTTCGAAACTATCCTCTTTTTCGCAGGAAATTTTTTCAGGCATCCGCGTTATTAAAGCATACACCTTAGAAAATCGCGAAAATACTGCTTACGACCTTGCCACAACCGAAAGCAAAACCAAATTTATGCGGTTAACCTATACCAACGCATTAATTGGTCCTTTGATGATTTTATTGATCGGTATAAGCAACTTATTAATTGTTTTTATTGGAGCACGCATGTATATTAATGGTGTAATTACCGAAATTGGTATCATTGCACAATTTATTTTATATATAAATATGCTCACATGGCCCATTGCATCTTTGGGCTGGGTTTCGTCTATGATTCAAGAAGCTGATTCTTCCCAAAAACGCATTAATGAATTTTTAAACGAAGAACCATCTATTCAATCAAACACAACAGAACAGCATCTTCTGCAAGGAAAAATTGAATTCCACAAAGTGCATTTTACTTATGAAGACACCAATATTCAAGCACTAAACAATATCTCCTTCACAATTGAAAAAGGCGAAACCGTGGCATTTCTAGGGAAAACCGGCTCTGGAAAATCGACCATTTTACAGTTGATTTCTCGTTTGTATGATGTTTCATCAGGCTCTATCGCTATTGATGGAATCGATATTAAAAATTGGAATGTAGAAAACCTTCGCGACCAGATTGCGGTGGTGCCCCAAGATGCCTTTTTGTTCTCGGATACCATCAAAACCAACATTCAATTCGGTAAAGAAAACGCAACACAAGAAGAAATTGAACATTATGCAAAAATAGCCGATGTGCATAAAAACATTATTCGATTTGAAAACGGCTATGAAACTATTTTGGGCGAACGCGGCATTACCCTATCAGGCGGACAAAAACAACGGGTTTCTATTGCACGTGCGCTGATAAAAGATGCTCCTGTTTTGTTGTTAGACGATTGCTTGTCTGCTGTTGATACCGAAACCGAAGAACGCATTTTAAACAACTTAAAAGATATTTCGGCAAAAAAAACAACTATAATTGTAACCCACCGGGTGTCATCGGCAAAAAATGCAGATAAAATCATCATCTTAAACGAGGGCGAAATATTAGAGCAAGGCACTCATTTTCAACTGTTAAAACAAAACGGCTATTACACAGATTTGTATAATAAACAATTAGCCGAAAAAGATGTACTTTAA
- the yajC gene encoding preprotein translocase subunit YajC, which produces MDQVQQFLPFVLIMAAMYFLMIRPQQQRVKKEKEFESNLKVGDKIVTKAGIHGRISELAETTMIVETMAGKVKMEKAAISLELSRKVNASPVVEKN; this is translated from the coding sequence ATGGATCAAGTACAACAGTTTTTACCTTTTGTTTTAATTATGGCAGCTATGTATTTTTTAATGATACGCCCACAACAACAAAGAGTAAAAAAAGAAAAAGAATTTGAAAGCAACTTAAAAGTAGGCGATAAAATTGTAACGAAAGCTGGTATTCACGGCAGAATTTCCGAACTTGCAGAAACAACAATGATTGTAGAAACAATGGCAGGAAAAGTGAAAATGGAAAAAGCAGCCATCTCGTTAGAATTAAGCAGAAAAGTAAATGCTTCTCCTGTAGTTGAAAAAAACTAA
- a CDS encoding Glu/Leu/Phe/Val dehydrogenase dimerization domain-containing protein, protein MTTNTYTPEELKKIDPVFGQISFDHHEQVVFCHDKDTGLKAIIGIHNTVLGPALGGTRMWNYTSEWEALNDVLRLSRGMTYKSAISGLDLGGGKAVIIGDSKKDKSPELIKAFAKYVDSLSGRYITAEDVGTTTPDMDLIHSITPHVTGISESLGGSGNPSPVTAYGVYMGLKAATKFKYGSDDLSGKRVLVQGIGNVGETLVKHLVNAGALVTITDISKERVEEVAQKYNTAIYMGDDLYSLDVDIYAPCALGATVNTDSIAKLKAQVIAGAANNQLADESIHGKMLQEKGIVYAPDFLINAGGIINVFGEIAKYGSDEAIRRTENIYNTTLDILNYAKEQGIRPNQAAMKMAEQRIEKKKQENK, encoded by the coding sequence ATGACAACAAACACATATACTCCAGAAGAGTTAAAAAAAATTGATCCGGTTTTTGGACAAATTTCCTTTGATCATCACGAACAAGTTGTTTTTTGCCACGACAAAGATACTGGATTAAAAGCAATTATTGGTATTCATAATACAGTATTAGGTCCGGCATTGGGCGGTACTCGTATGTGGAATTATACTTCAGAGTGGGAAGCATTGAACGATGTTTTGCGTTTATCGCGCGGAATGACTTATAAATCTGCTATTTCTGGTTTAGATTTAGGAGGCGGTAAAGCAGTAATTATCGGTGATTCTAAAAAAGATAAAAGCCCAGAATTAATCAAAGCATTTGCAAAATATGTAGATTCTCTAAGCGGAAGATATATCACTGCAGAAGATGTAGGTACTACCACTCCCGATATGGATTTAATTCACTCAATCACCCCACACGTTACTGGAATTTCTGAAAGTTTAGGTGGATCAGGAAACCCATCACCTGTTACAGCATATGGTGTTTACATGGGATTAAAAGCAGCTACAAAGTTCAAATATGGCTCTGACGATTTAAGCGGAAAAAGAGTTTTAGTACAAGGAATTGGTAATGTTGGCGAAACATTGGTAAAACACTTGGTAAACGCCGGAGCTTTGGTAACAATTACAGATATTAGCAAAGAGCGCGTAGAAGAAGTAGCTCAAAAATACAACACAGCAATCTATATGGGCGATGATTTATATTCCTTAGATGTAGATATTTATGCACCATGTGCTTTAGGAGCTACTGTAAATACCGATTCTATTGCAAAATTAAAAGCACAAGTTATTGCCGGTGCAGCAAACAATCAATTGGCAGACGAAAGCATCCACGGAAAAATGTTGCAAGAAAAAGGTATTGTTTATGCGCCCGATTTCTTAATCAACGCTGGTGGTATCATTAATGTGTTTGGTGAAATTGCAAAATACGGTTCAGACGAAGCAATCCGCAGAACAGAAAATATTTATAACACCACATTAGATATTTTAAACTACGCAAAAGAACAAGGTATCAGACCCAACCAAGCAGCTATGAAAATGGCAGAGCAGCGTATTGAAAAGAAAAAACAAGAAAATAAATAA